Proteins found in one candidate division WOR-3 bacterium genomic segment:
- a CDS encoding putative molybdenum carrier protein: MKKIVIKLAVCSGGQTGIDRAALDAAVEIGLLTGGWCPKGRKAEDGKVPAKYRMIETPTSHYWERTRLNVIQSDATLVVTKKECRNSAGTNLTLKYAKQYKKPHKVCKIGTGEIKETVNWLAKIRPSILNIAGPRESHSPGIYNEAKEYIKAVLENYVSSR; encoded by the coding sequence ATGAAAAAAATTGTTATTAAACTCGCTGTTTGCTCTGGGGGACAGACGGGAATAGACAGAGCGGCTCTCGACGCCGCAGTCGAGATCGGGCTGTTGACGGGAGGATGGTGCCCCAAAGGCAGAAAAGCCGAAGACGGTAAGGTCCCTGCAAAATACAGAATGATAGAGACTCCGACTTCTCATTACTGGGAAAGGACAAGGCTGAACGTAATTCAGAGCGACGCGACCCTGGTGGTGACGAAAAAAGAATGCAGAAACAGCGCAGGAACCAATCTCACGTTGAAATACGCCAAACAGTACAAAAAACCTCACAAAGTCTGTAAAATCGGAACCGGTGAAATAAAAGAAACGGTGAACTGGCTCGCTAAAATCAGACCATCTATTTTAAACATCGCAGGGCCGAGAGAATCCCATTCACCAGGAATCTACAATGAAGCCAAAGAATACATCAAAGCTGTCCTTGAAAATTACGTCTCCTCTAGATGA
- a CDS encoding metallophosphoesterase produces MKPKNTSKLSLKITSPLDEICFIGDAHFGSEATEKEILKKKLFSGLLERLSEKNIPVIFNGDIFDFLFDYGKFIEVDNMKILIEIFQLSKKCPNVVFVLGNHDLWGKKLIEESTGIKCCEELELDFNGKKFWVSHGETIDKNTPGDKFARFVLRNKGSIFLFRTIHPKIGLVLARAISKMSRGRSKKLNFTFEKYIRFAKIKWNQDFDYVLLGHLHKPFIYSESGKKLGIIGDWINHNTVIFYKKGYLFHKIVG; encoded by the coding sequence ATGAAGCCAAAGAATACATCAAAGCTGTCCTTGAAAATTACGTCTCCTCTAGATGAGATATGTTTCATAGGAGACGCTCATTTCGGCTCGGAAGCTACCGAGAAAGAAATCCTCAAAAAAAAGCTATTCTCGGGATTGTTAGAGCGACTTTCTGAAAAAAATATCCCGGTGATATTTAACGGCGATATTTTTGATTTTCTGTTTGATTACGGAAAGTTCATCGAAGTCGACAACATGAAAATTCTCATAGAGATATTTCAGCTTTCGAAAAAGTGTCCGAATGTGGTTTTTGTTCTCGGAAACCATGACCTGTGGGGTAAAAAGCTGATCGAAGAAAGCACGGGAATCAAATGCTGTGAGGAACTTGAACTGGATTTCAACGGGAAAAAATTCTGGGTGTCTCACGGCGAAACTATAGACAAAAACACCCCCGGGGACAAATTTGCGCGTTTTGTCCTCAGAAATAAAGGCAGTATTTTTCTTTTCAGAACTATACATCCCAAAATCGGACTCGTTTTGGCGAGAGCTATTTCAAAAATGAGCAGGGGAAGATCAAAAAAATTGAATTTTACTTTTGAAAAATACATCAGGTTCGCAAAAATCAAATGGAACCAGGATTTTGATTACGTCTTGCTGGGACATCTCCACAAACCGTTTATATACAGCGAAAGCGGCAAAAAACTAGGAATAATAGGAGACTGGATAAACCATAACACCGTAATATTTTATAAAAAAGGATACCTTTTCCATAAAATCGTCGGCTGA
- a CDS encoding DUF1015 domain-containing protein → MADVRPFRAVRPPAEIADKVASFPYDVISSEEARHIAGGNELAFLHITKPEIDLDPSIDLYDDKVYEKGAENMKKFLEKGWLAMEEEANYYLYRQIMGDHSQIGIVACASADDYEADVIKKHELTRKDKENDRLKHILSLNANTGPVFLTYLARKEIDEFVFSFVKTKPPLYDFRTEDGIAHTFWRVSDKKDVEFLRNSFMKIGTLYVADGHHRSASAVRARALYREKNTSHTGDEEYNFFLSVIFPHNQMNIIDYNRVVKDLNRRDKNSFLKEIEKSFEIGKINCPDPEKCKPSEMHCFLMYLDGEFYSLRTRKVLLGSKDPLELLDVNILQKNILDPILGIADPRTDKRVDFIGGIRGVVELKRLVDSGKFAVAFSLYPVSIEELIAIADSGKTMPPKSTWFEPKLRSGLAIHILS, encoded by the coding sequence ATGGCAGACGTGAGACCTTTCAGGGCCGTCAGACCGCCCGCCGAAATCGCAGACAAAGTCGCTTCCTTCCCCTACGACGTGATATCGTCTGAAGAAGCAAGGCATATTGCCGGCGGCAATGAACTCGCTTTCCTTCACATCACAAAACCCGAAATCGATCTTGATCCTTCCATAGATCTTTACGACGACAAGGTGTATGAAAAAGGCGCGGAAAACATGAAGAAATTCCTCGAAAAAGGCTGGCTTGCAATGGAAGAGGAAGCAAACTATTATCTTTACAGACAAATAATGGGGGACCACAGCCAAATCGGAATTGTGGCTTGCGCCAGCGCCGACGATTACGAAGCAGACGTAATAAAAAAACACGAACTGACAAGAAAAGACAAAGAAAACGACCGATTAAAGCACATATTGTCTTTGAACGCCAATACCGGCCCTGTTTTTCTAACATACCTGGCCCGAAAAGAAATTGACGAATTTGTCTTTTCTTTCGTCAAAACAAAACCTCCCCTGTACGACTTCAGGACAGAAGACGGGATAGCGCATACTTTTTGGCGGGTTTCGGATAAAAAAGACGTCGAATTTCTGAGAAACAGTTTCATGAAAATCGGCACTCTCTATGTCGCCGACGGACATCACCGGAGTGCGTCTGCCGTACGTGCGAGAGCCTTGTACAGGGAAAAAAATACCTCTCACACGGGCGATGAAGAGTACAATTTCTTTCTGTCAGTCATATTTCCTCACAATCAAATGAACATAATTGATTACAACCGGGTTGTCAAAGACCTGAACCGAAGAGATAAAAACAGCTTTCTCAAAGAGATAGAAAAATCTTTCGAAATCGGTAAAATAAACTGTCCTGATCCGGAAAAATGCAAACCTTCCGAAATGCATTGTTTTCTGATGTATCTGGACGGTGAATTTTACTCTCTCAGAACCAGAAAAGTGCTTCTCGGCTCCAAAGATCCTCTGGAGCTTCTCGATGTCAATATACTTCAAAAAAATATACTCGACCCCATTCTCGGCATTGCAGACCCCCGCACAGATAAACGGGTGGATTTCATCGGCGGGATAAGAGGCGTCGTAGAATTGAAAAGATTGGTAGACAGCGGAAAGTTCGCAGTCGCTTTTTCTCTCTATCCGGTCAGCATTGAAGAGCTTATAGCCATTGCCGACAGCGGGAAAACGATGCCGCCGAAATCAACATGGTTTGAACCCAAACTCAGGAGTGGTTTGGCGATACATATTCTGTCGTAG
- a CDS encoding DUF4388 domain-containing protein — MAALSGKLTDFEIPTILQFIKMSNKNGILKIVSDKVMGEIHFKGSAIVYAMDGDENSGEVALFNLFQLKDGAFEFVPSENIRNSHFDLPIDNAYESLQSQLKEWEEITKAIPDLNLSVKLIPDPSVKEVKVSPPQWIIAAQVDDLKSLKELSLTTGFSQLETAKIVYSLIRTGLAKVSDNSGEKQENNEPPLMEDQLDDLYEEEEDVEEEKPVGKETEEERSRRISRRKHKKGFFR, encoded by the coding sequence ATGGCGGCATTGAGCGGTAAACTTACGGATTTCGAAATACCGACTATTCTTCAGTTTATAAAAATGAGCAACAAAAACGGTATTTTGAAGATTGTCTCCGATAAAGTCATGGGTGAGATACACTTTAAAGGCTCGGCAATTGTTTACGCCATGGACGGAGACGAGAACAGCGGGGAAGTAGCTCTTTTTAACCTGTTTCAGCTGAAAGACGGAGCTTTTGAATTCGTACCTTCAGAAAATATTCGAAACAGCCATTTTGATCTTCCCATTGACAATGCTTACGAGTCTCTGCAGTCTCAGCTCAAGGAATGGGAAGAAATAACCAAAGCGATACCCGATCTGAACCTGTCCGTCAAACTTATTCCCGACCCTTCCGTCAAAGAGGTGAAAGTTTCTCCTCCCCAATGGATAATTGCGGCTCAGGTAGACGACTTGAAAAGTTTGAAGGAGCTTTCATTAACCACCGGTTTTTCTCAGCTCGAAACGGCCAAAATTGTATATTCGCTTATAAGAACAGGCCTTGCGAAAGTATCGGACAACTCCGGTGAAAAACAGGAAAACAATGAACCGCCTCTCATGGAAGATCAGCTCGACGACCTTTACGAAGAGGAAGAAGATGTGGAAGAAGAAAAGCCCGTCGGCAAAGAGACCGAAGAAGAAAGATCAAGAAGAATATCGAGAAGAAAACATAAAAAAGGATTTTTCAGATAA
- a CDS encoding PorV/PorQ family protein encodes MILKRTTAIIILLIINSQMIFSDGFSEWYEKTFEKEETGIGMSFLKLPVSARQAAMGGTSAAVNEGAGGVYSNPAKMLTPEPQKSFVFNHQNLVQGIHQEFAGFLFSGSGKAIGFSASGLFVGGMEYRTGPGESQGDFSAFDFSASLSGAYRLYSDMSVGLRTKIIHERIFEYSATVYAFDFGVLYRPFDRLKFGATLENLGPKYSMIKDSKTLSRLPLTWRAGFAFTLPSVWNMQECLALDVWKSPDVRLRVDAGAEITHSSHFSLRFGGKFNYDTQSFTAGFGYLWKNITFDYAFVPYTSSLGQAHVITLTLSL; translated from the coding sequence ATGATTTTGAAGCGGACGACTGCGATAATCATATTGCTTATAATAAATTCCCAGATGATTTTTTCCGACGGTTTTTCGGAATGGTATGAGAAGACTTTTGAAAAAGAGGAAACAGGCATAGGCATGTCTTTTCTTAAACTCCCTGTTTCGGCCAGACAAGCAGCCATGGGTGGAACGAGCGCAGCGGTGAACGAAGGGGCAGGCGGTGTTTACAGCAATCCGGCAAAAATGCTCACGCCCGAACCGCAAAAAAGCTTCGTATTCAATCATCAGAACCTCGTTCAGGGCATACATCAGGAGTTCGCCGGATTCTTGTTTTCCGGTTCCGGAAAAGCGATCGGTTTCTCTGCGAGCGGCCTTTTCGTCGGCGGAATGGAGTACAGGACGGGTCCCGGTGAATCACAGGGTGATTTCAGCGCTTTCGATTTCTCGGCTTCCCTTTCCGGCGCTTACAGATTGTACAGCGACATGTCTGTTGGACTCAGAACCAAAATAATCCACGAAAGGATATTCGAATACAGCGCAACTGTTTACGCGTTTGATTTCGGCGTTCTTTATCGTCCGTTCGACAGGTTGAAATTCGGAGCAACTCTTGAAAACCTGGGCCCGAAATATTCGATGATCAAAGATTCAAAAACTTTGTCCAGGCTTCCTCTCACTTGGAGAGCAGGATTTGCTTTTACTCTTCCATCTGTCTGGAATATGCAGGAATGCCTGGCTCTCGACGTATGGAAATCGCCGGATGTCAGATTGCGGGTTGACGCGGGAGCGGAAATTACCCATTCGAGCCATTTTTCACTGAGATTCGGCGGAAAGTTCAATTACGACACTCAATCTTTCACCGCCGGATTCGGTTACCTGTGGAAAAACATCACCTTCGACTACGCCTTCGTACCTTACACGTCCAGCCTCGGTCAGGCGCATGTCATTACCTTGACACTTTCTCTTTAA